One genomic region from Hoeflea algicola encodes:
- a CDS encoding MBL fold metallo-hydrolase — translation MGSVIFTIVGCGDAMGSAGRFNTCFLVDDDIGRFAIDFGASSLVALNALDIAPDSIDAIFLTHLHGDHFGALPNLLLMREYVSDAVRPLTIAGPPGLQTRIVGLFDAMFPGMWKTDWKFPLHIVEIEPGAPVEILGRVVLTQPVTHYAGPEPSTAIRIETCGHAIGFSGDTGWNEVLVEIAKRTDLFLCDCFDRHDKPFEGHLSYDTLLRNADRLETGRLLMTHLGPEMLNAPDSFEIEQAKDGMVISLAEVTPA, via the coding sequence TTGGGGAGCGTAATTTTTACTATTGTCGGTTGCGGAGATGCGATGGGGAGTGCTGGACGCTTCAACACATGCTTTCTCGTTGATGATGACATTGGACGCTTTGCAATTGATTTTGGCGCGAGCTCGCTGGTGGCGTTGAACGCGCTCGATATCGCACCCGATAGCATTGACGCAATTTTTCTCACGCATTTGCACGGCGATCATTTTGGGGCCTTGCCCAATTTGCTGCTGATGCGGGAATACGTATCGGATGCGGTTCGCCCGCTGACGATAGCCGGCCCGCCCGGCCTGCAAACGCGCATTGTGGGCTTGTTCGACGCCATGTTCCCTGGAATGTGGAAGACGGACTGGAAGTTCCCATTGCACATCGTTGAGATTGAACCGGGAGCGCCTGTGGAGATTCTGGGAAGGGTCGTCCTGACGCAACCCGTGACCCACTATGCCGGGCCTGAGCCTTCAACAGCTATTCGAATTGAAACCTGCGGACATGCGATCGGTTTTTCCGGTGATACCGGATGGAACGAGGTTCTGGTTGAAATCGCAAAGCGGACGGATCTTTTCCTGTGCGATTGTTTTGACCGACATGACAAACCGTTTGAAGGCCATCTGAGCTACGACACACTTTTGAGGAATGCCGACCGGCTTGAAACAGGTCGGCTGTTGATGACGCATCTCGGGCCGGAGATGCTCAACGCGCCAGACAGCTTCGA